A stretch of DNA from Nitrososphaerota archaeon:
TGGCAACGTAATGAAACTAGATGTATGAGGTTGCTTTGCCTGCCCTTTTTCTACCTGAAGGCCAGCCGAATCATTGCGTATCCTGCACCCAATAGCACTATTCCAATAATGATGAATGCAGCCCATCCGGGGATCACTACTGCAACAAGCTTAACGACTCCTAACGTAGCGTATACGAATCCGATTAGGAGGCACACTAAACCTACTATCGCTATGCCGACCGCTACGATGATCTTGCGGAAGAAGCGGTAGATTCGTTCTCTTGATCTCCTTACCGCTTCTTCTACAACTAACGCTATTGCTAGCTCAGACAGGCGGTCTATTACGGACTGCTTCTTCTGCGACAATTGCCATCGGGCTTTTTGGGCTTTGCTTGCTTACTCTTTCCCTCTGGTGAGGGCCAGCAGTGCGACTATTCCCCCGATGGCTAGACCAGCTATGAAAGTTACAGCCAAAGCTGTTCCGGGGGACTCTCTAGTCATTGTCTGTAGCTTTTCGATTTGAGCGTTTGTGGTGTCAATAAGATCTTTAATTCGGTCTTTAGCTACTTCGGTCATTTCTTCTGCGGATTCCCTTGTTGACTCGGCTAAATCTCTCGCCCTCCTTCTGGTTCTCTCCGCTGCCGCCTCAACATCATGTCTCTCTTCTACCGACATTTCTTACACCAAATTATAGAAAGTGAAACAGACAATATAAGCGCTCTGATTGCAAAATAATACTTTGCAAACTAATCAAGTCTATAAATACGGCGCATGAACAAACCAGTAAATAATAGAATTGTTAAGCGATAAAATTCTGTAAAGATGTAGCTGACAGAATCAAGTCGTCCTTCTGTAGATAGCTTTACTCACTGGGATGCTATGTGCTTAACCTAACAGTAATTATTTATTGGGTACAGATTACGTGATGAATCGGTCTCTACGCTTTAAGGGTCTTTTCATGCATTTTTACGCGGTCTTTTACGGTTTTGCGTAGCTCATCGATTCTGTCTCTAGCTTCATCTAAAACCGAGTCGATTTCTTTCGCCATCATATCTATGTGTCTCTTCTTGTCCTTTCTGGTCTCTTCGGTCAACGGGACTTCTGTCCCAATTCCTCTTACTCTTTCGGTTTCTCCCTCTCTAGCTCTTCCCTCCACCTCGGCCGCAACCTCCCTAGTTTTCTCTCCTACCCCTCTCCGTGGCTCTGCAGTCTCCTCAACTGCCTCGGTTCTAGCTGCTGTTGGCCCCATTTCTCTTACTCTTCTAATCTGATGCTCTATTGCGGCTCTTAGCTCTTCGACCTTTTCCCTGATCTCGCGTACCTCTTCCTCAGCCATTCTCAAATCACAAATTACATGCGGTTAACCGTTGATATAAATTCTCTAACCACAGATCAAGCTGTCCACTTATGATGTGATCAATGTGATTCTACTAACATACAAAGATCCATGTTTGCGGCAACTGTGGTACAATGGATAAATACGTCTCACTCCGCTTGTTGAAAGAGCGGTAGGTAGTGTGTTCATTGCCACTTAAGGACTTCCTGCTTCCTGGTGAAAACGTAAGGTTCCAAAGCGTCTCGAATGTTCAATATGCTGGGCGCGCTTACAGAGTGATTATCACTGATAAGAGACTGGTTCTATATTCAAGAAGCGGCGTGATGTTCAAGAATGACAACGTGGCCACGGAGTCGCTCAAAGACATTCAGGGAATCCATTACAAGGAGCAAGGCATTGTTATGAGGAAAGGAATACTTGATGTCCTCGGAAACACCAAGATAGTGCTAGTCGGAAGCTCTTCTGAAGTCAAGGCTATTTACCAAAACCTCTCTTATCTTATAACCCAAAAGTAGTCCTGCAGACAACGACTGTTTTTGATTATTTTCGGCATCTTTAATCTAGTTTGGTGCCGTAAGTCTGTATTGTGATATTTATCGCTGATAGAGAATGGTCTGCAAACTTATATTATGTAGAAATGACCCAATAGGCTAGGTAGAATATGGGCTCAGAACCCGTTATTGAGGTGGATTCTCTAGTTAAGCGATACGGAGATCTTACCGCCGTCGATAATATCTCGTTCAAGGTTCAACGTGGAGAAGTCTTCGCCTTCTGCGGCCCGAATGGCGCCGGAAAGACCACGACTGTTGAAGTCCTTGAATGTCTCCGAGTGCCTACAAGCGGTAACGCAAAGGTCTTGGGGCTAGATATTTCAAAGCGCAGCGATCTGCGTGCTATTCGGAGCAGGATAGGTGTTCTTCCGCAGCAGTTCAATACCTTCGAGCTTCTTACAGTCAAGGAGAGCTTAGAGTTCTTCGGAAGCGTCTTTGACAAACACGTTGACTCTGATGAACTAATCAAGATTATTGATATGACGGAGTATGCTAACATGCTTTACAAGAATTTGTCTGGCGGCTTGAAGCAGCGGGTTGGAGTTGCGATTGCTCTAGTTAATGATCCTGAGATTGTCTTTCTTGACGAGCCGACTACTGGGCTTGACCCTAAGGCTCGCCGCGGTGTCTGGGATGTAATTACTAATCTGAAGAAGAGTGGGAAGACAGTCTTCTTGACTACTCACTATATGGATGAAGTTGAGGCGCTGGCGGATAACGTTGATGTCATCTTGAACGGAAAGATAGTCGCTGAAGGCTCGCCTCGCCGACTGATCTCGAAGTATGGTGGTCAGCAGACGCTGGTGGTCGAGGAAGGCAAAGAAGAGGCGTACAATGTGTTGAAGCGTATTCTGAATGATGTGGTAATGGAGCCTAATGGAGATGTGTTGGTTAAAATCAGCAGCAAGAGCGATATTGCAAACGCCTTTTCAGCTTTGGATGAAAACAGCGTGGTTTACGGTAGGTTTTCAGTTAAGGGCGCATCCTTTGACGATGTCTTTCTGAATCTCACCGGCAAGAAGCTTGTGGAGGGCGAGCTGCAATGATGCGGTTCCCGAGAATTGTCAAGGTCTTCCTCAAACACTTTTACAGACGTAAAAGCACCTTATTCTGGACAATAGTCTTCCCAATACTCCTAATCACTATCTTCGGCTCAATCTTCAGCAACATGGGTCAATCCAAAGTAACACTTTACATTCAGAACCTTGATGTGAAAGATGGTCAGCCTTCGCATATGTCGCAAGGACTGATCAATGCGCTGAACAGCACCGAAGCATTCCAAATCACCCTAGTCAACTCCACTCAGAACCTCGACGATATCTTGAATCGCGCCTCCAACCCACGTGCCCTCATAATCCACGATGGTTTTGGTCAAGAAGTAGCTACCAGCCTATACGGCAGAGCAGCATCCCCTGTTGCACTTACTCTGAAGCGAGATATGACGCAGGTGGCTGATCCTGCCCCCGGCATCATTAATACTGTTGTTCGGCAGTTCAATACCTATCTGCTAGTTAACAGTACGCGAGAGGTTGTCACTGTTAAGGAGGAGGCTGGGAAGAGTGGCTTCCGATACATCGACTTCTTCATCCCCGGTGTCATCGGAATGACTATTATGACAGCCGGCCTAATGGGTGCAGTTAACATTAACACTGAGTACCGGATGAACGGTGTACTGAGAAAGTTAGCTACTACTCCTCTCTCAAAGATTGACTGGGTGCTCGGCGTCGTCATCTACGAGATAATTATAGCATTCATCTCAGCGGGAATCATCATCGGACTAGGATACCTGCCCATCAGCATCTTCGACGTCCATGCGACAATGAACCTACCCGCGTTCCTTTTGATCCTTGCCGGAACCCTCGCCTTCCCAGGCATGGGCATGATTCTAGCGCGCTTCGTCAGAGACCCGACTGCAGCCGATGCGGCCGCAAACGCGATTTCCTTCCCAATGATGTTCCTAAGCGGCACCTTCTTTCCAATAGACATGTATCCTGACTTCCTGAAACCAATCGCAAATGTTCTGCCGCTCACCTACTTGAACGACGGGCTACGAGCTGCAATGGTCAACAACCAGCCTGACGTCGCTTACACAAATGCGGCGATCGTGATGATAATAGCTGTCGTCGCCATAACCGCCGGTATTCTCCTGACAAACTGGCGGGAAAAATAACCAAGGCAAACAAACAACGGAGGCAAGTAAACAGGGTGGTACTTCCTTCTACTTGTCTCCTTTCGCGTTTTTCAATTGAATTGGATGCGGTTTAGATTGGGTGTTGTGGTCTTTCGGTTGGGGTAACATCAACGGTGACTGTTTCTCCGGATCGCCAAAGCGTCAGTTTGATTATTTGTCCCGGTGACACATGCTCTTCGATGTAGACCTGCCAGTCTGAGAAGTCAAGCATAGGCTGGCCGTTCACAGCTAAGATGATGTCCTTTGCTAGGAAAGCTTGAGTACCGTTGGGTCTAGTTATAGGTGCTGCCGGTGTCAAACCTGCTTTGGCTGCAGGTAACCCTGGGGTCACATTCGTAATCAAGAGTCCAGTCTGAGTCGGCTTTAAGTTGGTTATGTTTAGCGCTCGGATAATTTCAGGGCTTAGGCTGATAGCTGAGAAGCCGAAGTACGGGTGGCTGTAGACGCCTTTCGCGATTAGTGATGCGCCTACTCTTTTCACGACGTTGGATGGAACAGCGAAGTTGAAGCCCTGACCTGTGCCCGCGTTAGTTATCCCGACGACCTTTCCAGAGAGATCGAAGAGCGGCCCACCGGAGCTGCCGGGAGCTATCGTGATGTCAAGCTGGAGCACGGGTATGATAATCGGGACATCTTGGAGGTTGATCTGCTGGTTGATTTGGCTGACGAAGCCTGAGGATAAGCTTTCAGCCATGCCCAGTGGATTACCGATTGCGATTACCTGTTGTCCAATATAGAGCGCAGAGGAGTTTCCTAGTTCAAGAGGCTTCGCGTCGGCAGGTGGATTCTCTACTTTGATAATGGCCACGTCAGAATAGGCGTCTGTGCCAACGATTGTTGCATTGCTCCTAGACCTATCGTAGAACTGGACTTCTATGCTGGTCGCGTTGTTCACGACATGCCAGTTTGTTGCGATAAGATTAGATCTGTTGTAAATGAAGCCGGAGCCTTGTCCAATGGGTGTCCTGATAACTACAATCGATTTGTAAGATGACTTGTAAACCTCAACCGGGGTCTGTGTAGGCGGCTCCACAGGTACCGTGCTCTTATTCGCACTTGGAAATTTCGAGACTAGTCCGCTGAGGTTCGAGTTAAGCACGTTGATCTCAGACTGTATGCTGCTAAGATTGGAGCTAAGACCAGCTAACTTGCTCTTCAGATCCTCACTGGTTCGAGTCAAGTTGCCGGACAAAATAGTGTTCTGAGTTTCGAGTCGGCTCTTCAGATCTGCTAAGCTGCCGGATGTAGTCTGATTAAGCGCGCTAAATTGTCCAGACAGTTTCGCATCGCTTGCTGAAACATTCTTCGAAAGCGAAGTACTGCTTTCAAACAGCTTTGATAGCTGTTTCCCCAAATCTGTCGAGGCTGACTCGATTGATTGAAGCCTAGTTTTAACTCCATCCAATGAGGTTTGCAGCTGGCTAATTTGGCTCCCTGTGCTCTGGACCAGCGCTGAATTTGACTCCAGAAGACTTTGCTGCCTCTGGACTGTGTCGAATGCGATATAGGCGCTGACACCTGCGATTATTAGTGCAATTATGCTTATGACTGCTAAAACTGTATAGCTTCGGCTAGGCATATTATCCTTAGAAGGAGTTCGTACTCATATAAGGTTTGGAGATGTTTATTTCAGACTGTTCCATCGCTGCTGTCAGGCGTTGATTTTTGGTTTAACTAATGTTTTGCAGTTACTTTACTTGCGAGCTCTGCGTCATGCATTCTTGTGATATTGAGACTATTCTGTCAAACTCCTGCTTCAACATCTCTTCAGGCATGTATCCTATGAGTTCGCCTACTTCGCGGCCCTTGCAGAAGAACTTCATTGTTGGCAGGCTCATTACTCCGTATTGTGAAGCGATGTCAGGATAGTCCTCAGAGTTTAATGATGTAAAGACAATTTTGCCCTTGTAGTTTTCTTCAACCTCCCTAAGAAGTGGGGTCAGTCGTCTACACCATGGGCACCAAGGCGCCCAGAACTCGACAAGAGTGAGTCCACTAGACCTTAAAACCTCGCCGTCCCAGCCTTCAGAAGTTAACTCCTGCACAGGATCAATTTTCGCTTCGAGCAATTTAACCCTTTTCAGAAGATGCATTGAAAACTGTATTTGCCTGCTGTTGTTATTGTATTATCCTGAGCTTCGGCGAAGATCATCTGTTCTCCGCCACACCGGTTTCCCGCTTTCTCGCCGAGTCTTCGCAAGATTCACGACACTCTGGACCCGCTGGAAATTCTCTTCATATACATGGAAGCTTTCTGAAGTATCCACGTATTGTCCAACTTGGACACCCACCTTATCGGCGATTATCTTCTGCAGATTGGTCAAGGCCCACATGTTCATCGGAGCTGCGGAGTACGCGTCTCGACTACGCCAAAAGGTATGCATCTCCAGCTTCTCGTTGACGACTTTGCACCAAATGATTTGTAGACAAGGGGGACCGACTTCCGGATGCTCATCCTTCCAGGTCATCCAAGTAACGGCCTGAGCCCGGTTTGAATAAGGTGTTTTCCGCAGCTTCTCAACTACATAATCTATCTGATTAATCGTTTCAATTGTGGCTGAAGGCTTGTAGTTGAAGATGCGGTCATGATAGGTGTAGTCAAGGGTCTCCCCGATTAGGTGATCCTTCTTTCCGAGAATGACATCGTCTGAGTATTCATCGAAGTCTACTGGTCTCCCCCATTCTAAGTGGAAACGCGGCTCCTTCAAAGGATGCTTTATCACCATTCGCATAGAACATTCTTTGATTCTATCCTTTTTCACCTCAAACTTGTAAGACTCCTTCAATGAGACGCATCCTTCAGTCCACAGGAGCTCAAGCGCCTTCTCCCACACCTCTGGAATAACGTCGCCCTGCACGAGGAACTGAGGGAGATTATCATCCGTCATGGTAGGCTAACTCCTCTGCAGGTGGGATATTTTGTTATCGGTCGGTTAACTGAAACCATTGTTTGAACAACTGCTGCGGTGATAAAGGCGTAAGATACGTTCAGATGATCTATTCGTATTGCTGTTGTCTCCTGCACCACGTATTCTCTTATAGGTTATCCACCTTACCGCTCTCAATTTAATTTCTCTGGTCTAACCGGGGTCATGGTGCTATGGTGTTTTTTAGATGGGGCGGTGATATGTCATTAGTGATAATCTCTTCATGTCTGTAGGAACCGCGACACGTGTTTCAGCTAAACCTAGGCGGTTAAGAGCTAGACAAAAGAGAGCGGAAGCCGGTGCCGTATCTACAGATAAGCTGCAGATGATTGAAACGTTAAAGGCTCCAATTATCTTGCTCGGAAAAGAGTTCGGTTACGAGGTGATTGAAAACTATGATTTGGGCGGGGGGCCGATTCACGTGGCTTGGGTGTTCAGGCCAGGTTCGGATGTGCTTCCACTTATGCGGCTGGGCTTTCTCTGCCTTACAGAGTTCTCGGAGTTCTCGTTGAACCAAGCAATAGCTCGGTCTCTCATCAGCCTGATCGATAAACTGGTTATAGTTGTCCCTTACGACTCAATGCTGAAGCAGGTTAAGGATTCGCTGGACAGGATGCCCGCTACCAGCATGTTGCAGCTCAGAAAATACGTCACCGCGATAACGCCATCTGCACTGGTGACTAAAACCGGTATTGAAGGAGCCGACCGCAGAGGTGCTCAAACAGGAGTGTTGGTGTAGATAGAGATGGCGAAAACTGTGCAGCAAGTATCAGCCATGGATAAGCGCTCTAGAGAGCAGCTGATGAATCTGGCGCGGCAAAAAGGCTTCCAAGTCGAGGAGAACAGAGATTACGGTTACGGCACGATAGATATGGTCTGGAATATAGATGTTCACCCGGCTCTACCTCAAGTAAAACTTGGCTTCATAGTGTTAAGAGCGGAGGAACCCGGCGATACTGATTTGGTTGATGAGCAGTTCACCATCAGGAAGATAGAGGAGTCTGCTATGCGTGGCATCAGAAGCGGCATGGATAAAGTGTATTTGGTCACACAGGATGAGGAGCAGGCGAAATCCGTCAGCGGAAAAATTGAGTGGCTAGCAGCGAACGGAAGCATCCTCAGATTAGACGCAATCGCCCTCGGACTTTTCCCTAGCCAGACAGAACCAAGTGTAATGGTTCCAAGCCAAGATCGTGTTCCTGTGGGCGAAAAGCTGCAGAAACTGCATGAGCAGGAAAGAGCGCGCAAAATCGCGAAGTATAGTCCGCCTAAAAGGCAAAAACAAGGAAAAATCAGCCGCCTCTGAAACGCTGCTATACTGATAGTGAGTCCGAATCTTCGTTTAGATACGTAAAACCGCCTTAAGTAAAGCCCGCTCCACTAACGATCTTAAATTCCAGCCCTAGCTAAAGATAGGTGTGTAATGTATGGCTGAGGAACGGCAGAATAATGCAGGCTATGAGAGCTTGGAGGAGTCAGTCTTTAAGACATTGAGTCATCAGACTCGACGCAACATTTTGCGCGTCATAGGTGAGAGGCGAGAAGCCACCTTCACAGAAATAAAAAACTCCGCTGGTGTAGAAGACAGTCCCTCCTTATCCTACCACCTTAACGCTCTGGATCACCTCGTAGTCCAGAAGAACGGAAAATACATGCTGTCCGAACTAGGCTACGACGCGTATAACCTGATCTGCAAAGCCACGTCATCTACTCAATCGGCATCGATAATCAGTTCTTTAAGGCGAGAGATTCCCGCGGTTATAATTGCTAACGCCTTAATTTGGGCTGCTGCGCTCTTCACAGTTTCAACGTTTGAAGGAAGACCACACCAGATGACTATCTTTAGCTTCGCATCTCTATGGTTTATCAGCAACACCATCCTCTATCTTATCTCCACGAGAATAAGACCAAGAAAGAATTAACAATTCAACTGTTGAGAGGTGAAGCGCTTCACAGCGCTATTCCTATATGATGTGAGTCTAAATTATTCGTTAATTGCCGTCATTTGCTTATCTTAAATAGTAACTGCGAACATGCGCAGTGATTTTCTGAGATGGTCTCTGAAGAATTAGTGCTGAGCGGCGTATTAAGTGTAAGCCTTCTCGTGTTCTTTGCGAAGATTCTAGCAGGCGTTTTTTCTCGCCTTGGGCTTCCAGCGATTCTTGGGGAGCTGTTCGCCGGCATAATTTTTGGGCCTTACGCGTTAGGCTCGCTGATACATATAGCTGGACATAATCTGATAGAGATTAACGAGATTGTCCTTGTCTTCTCCCAGATCGGCGCGATCCTGATACTGTTTGCTGCAGGTTTAGAGATGACCTTTTCAGAGTTCAGAGCAGCGGGACCGCGCTCCTTCATTGTAGGTGGCCTAGGTGTAGTTGTTCCATTTTTCTCCGGGTATTACCTTACACTGTCTCTAGGATATTCTTTCGCGCCTGCATTAATTGTTGGAGCAGCCTTAACCGCTACCAGCATAGCTATCACCGTCAAGGTTCTTGAAGAGCTTGGCAAGCTCAACGATACTGATGCAAAGGTAATGATAAACGCTGCGGTGGTCGATGATGTGCTCGGGCTTGCAGTTCTCTCAGTAGTAGTCTCTGTAATCGAAAGAGGCGTAATACCCGACATATCTGAAGTTGCGGTAAAACTCGTGACGATACTTGCGTTGTGGTTCGCGCTTCTTATCGGGGTTGTGTTTACTGTGCCCCGGTTTCTGAGACTTCTACCCCGGTGGAGGGTAGAGGGCACTGAGGAGGCGGCTGCGACGGTAACCTGCTTCGGCTCCGCCTCCTTAGCCGTGGTGCTTGGGTTATCGCCGATTGTGGGAGCATATGCGGCAGGGATGGCTCTTGCTGGTTCGCATGCATTAACAGCTATACGGAAATATGTTGAGAAAATTAACTTGATTTTTGCGCCAATCTTTTTCGCTGTGATCGGTGCGTCGCTGAACCTTGGAAGTATCACTTCGCCTGTTCTGGTTCTTCTAGGCATGCTACTTGTAATCGCGGTTCTAAGCAAACTGGTCGGGTGCGGCCTGCCTGCTGCCGTTTTGGCTAAGAGCCGAAAATCAGGGTGGAAGATAGGGTTAGGCATGACCTCTAGGGGCGAGGTGGGACTTGTAATAGCAGGGCTGGGTCTTACCTCCGGAGTAATTGGGCAGGATATCTACGCCGCATTAATCGGAACAGTAATCTTAACCACTATTCTATCCCCGATTCTGCTAAAGTCAGCCTATAAGAGTGCAGTCCATTAAATAACTCAGTCAATCAGACCCTCAATAGTAAACAAACATAAACGCTTGGAAACACAACAAATGATGAAGACATGATTGGAGAGTAAATGTGTAGCAGAGATACCCGGTACTGATTGCACATAGTGCTGTGAATCTAGACCGGTGCATCACGTGTCATTCTTCGATTTAGTATTCCTTCAGTCTTAACATTCCCACTTTTACTAATGGCTTACTCTACCAAAGTAATCGTAGACCCCGCGTCAGTCAGGATAATCACGCAAAAATTTCTGCGATGTATATATTATATAGCAACCATCATCTGATCACTTTATGCGTAACATAAAGTACAATTATACAACCATTTTTGTCGATAACTCGACAGAACTGTTTTATATATGATGTTTTGCTTTACCAAGCTTGCCGTAGGTATCGATGAATATTCTGATATTGGGTGGTGGAAATGTCGGAGAAAAGCTTGCGAAGCAACTCATCAAATCTAAGCATCAAGTTACCTTGATTGAAAAGGAAATGGAAACTGCGCGTGTTTTATCTGCTGAACTCGACACAATAGTCTTGAATGCTGATGGTACTGATCGGAGTGACCTTGCAGATGCAAAGGTTCAGGAAGCTGATGTCTTTATAGCTGTAACTGGCGATGACAAAACAAATCTTTTCGCGTGTCAACTAGCTTCGAAAATGGGTGCAAAAAAGATTCTCGCTCGTGTTAACGACCCCGAAGATTTGGAGCTGTTTTTGGACATGGATATTACGGCAATAAATACAACTCTAGTCACAGTCTCGGCAATCGAGGACTCGATAAAGCACCTAGGAGGCGTGCCTAAAATAGCATCGATTGCTAATGAAGAAGGACAGATTGTCAGGCTTTTGATACAAGAAAATTCTCCCGCGGTTGGCAGAAACGTCGGAGACCTCTCATTAATGCGAAATGTCTTCGCGGTTGGTAGAGGCAATAAATTGATGCTGCATGACGAGTCCCACCTGCTAAGAGAAGGCGATGTGCTTTACGCTCTCGTGAGAGATGAAGCAGAAATGAAGCAGGCTAAGGAATTAATTGGGGCTAAGAATTGAGACTGGAACAGGCTACGATAACTAGGAATCTTGGCCTAATTCTACAGTTTAACGGCCTAATTTTTACCGTTCCAGCAGCATTCGCAATTTTGGCGAACGAAGAGCCTCAAGCAGTAGCCATCCTTTTAGCTGCGTTCATCTCGCTGGGGCTTGGTTTCATTTTCTCGAACTTTAAGGGTGAAGGAAAATTGGATTACGGTAGCCTATCAGTACTAGTCGTCCTATCATTCATCATACTCGGTGCCATAGGTTCGATTCCGTACCTTTACCTTCATCAACAGCTCTTTCCAGATCAAAGTATTATTGCAAAGATCACCTCAAGCTACTTCGAAAGTATCTCTGCGATAACCACCACTGGTTTGACAGTTTTCGGTGATCCTGCTTTGCTTCCAAGATCTTTGATTCTTTACCGAGCAATAACACAGTGGTTTGGCGGTATCGGTATAGTTTTCTTTATCCTCCTTTTCCTTAATTCGCCTAGCGCCTACTCAAGAGCACTGGATGCTTTCGGAGGTTTCGCGAGGCTTGCCCCCTCATCAAGGGGCACCTTCATACACGTCATGCGAATATACGCTATGTACACCGGTCTATTCATACTCCTACTTGCAACTCTTGGCTTCATGAATCCTTTTGCGGCGGTGGTAATAACATTGACAGGACTATCAACAGGAGGTATGGCTCATACAGCAAATCTCGGTGGTGAGCTTACTCCAACAGCCTTCTGGCTAGTAGTTACTTTAATGATCGTAGGCGCCACAAGTTT
This window harbors:
- a CDS encoding thymidylate synthase, producing MTDDNLPQFLVQGDVIPEVWEKALELLWTEGCVSLKESYKFEVKKDRIKECSMRMVIKHPLKEPRFHLEWGRPVDFDEYSDDVILGKKDHLIGETLDYTYHDRIFNYKPSATIETINQIDYVVEKLRKTPYSNRAQAVTWMTWKDEHPEVGPPCLQIIWCKVVNEKLEMHTFWRSRDAYSAAPMNMWALTNLQKIIADKVGVQVGQYVDTSESFHVYEENFQRVQSVVNLAKTRRESGKPVWRRTDDLRRSSG
- a CDS encoding trypsin-like peptidase domain-containing protein, which codes for MPSRSYTVLAVISIIALIIAGVSAYIAFDTVQRQQSLLESNSALVQSTGSQISQLQTSLDGVKTRLQSIESASTDLGKQLSKLFESSTSLSKNVSASDAKLSGQFSALNQTTSGSLADLKSRLETQNTILSGNLTRTSEDLKSKLAGLSSNLSSIQSEINVLNSNLSGLVSKFPSANKSTVPVEPPTQTPVEVYKSSYKSIVVIRTPIGQGSGFIYNRSNLIATNWHVVNNATSIEVQFYDRSRSNATIVGTDAYSDVAIIKVENPPADAKPLELGNSSALYIGQQVIAIGNPLGMAESLSSGFVSQINQQINLQDVPIIIPVLQLDITIAPGSSGGPLFDLSGKVVGITNAGTGQGFNFAVPSNVVKRVGASLIAKGVYSHPYFGFSAISLSPEIIRALNITNLKPTQTGLLITNVTPGLPAAKAGLTPAAPITRPNGTQAFLAKDIILAVNGQPMLDFSDWQVYIEEHVSPGQIIKLTLWRSGETVTVDVTPTERPQHPI
- a CDS encoding PH domain-containing protein, with protein sequence MPLKDFLLPGENVRFQSVSNVQYAGRAYRVIITDKRLVLYSRSGVMFKNDNVATESLKDIQGIHYKEQGIVMRKGILDVLGNTKIVLVGSSSEVKAIYQNLSYLITQK
- a CDS encoding helix-turn-helix domain-containing protein; amino-acid sequence: MAEERQNNAGYESLEESVFKTLSHQTRRNILRVIGERREATFTEIKNSAGVEDSPSLSYHLNALDHLVVQKNGKYMLSELGYDAYNLICKATSSTQSASIISSLRREIPAVIIANALIWAAALFTVSTFEGRPHQMTIFSFASLWFISNTILYLISTRIRPRKN
- a CDS encoding ABC transporter ATP-binding protein, whose translation is MGSEPVIEVDSLVKRYGDLTAVDNISFKVQRGEVFAFCGPNGAGKTTTVEVLECLRVPTSGNAKVLGLDISKRSDLRAIRSRIGVLPQQFNTFELLTVKESLEFFGSVFDKHVDSDELIKIIDMTEYANMLYKNLSGGLKQRVGVAIALVNDPEIVFLDEPTTGLDPKARRGVWDVITNLKKSGKTVFLTTHYMDEVEALADNVDVILNGKIVAEGSPRRLISKYGGQQTLVVEEGKEEAYNVLKRILNDVVMEPNGDVLVKISSKSDIANAFSALDENSVVYGRFSVKGASFDDVFLNLTGKKLVEGELQ
- a CDS encoding ABC transporter permease; translated protein: MMRFPRIVKVFLKHFYRRKSTLFWTIVFPILLITIFGSIFSNMGQSKVTLYIQNLDVKDGQPSHMSQGLINALNSTEAFQITLVNSTQNLDDILNRASNPRALIIHDGFGQEVATSLYGRAASPVALTLKRDMTQVADPAPGIINTVVRQFNTYLLVNSTREVVTVKEEAGKSGFRYIDFFIPGVIGMTIMTAGLMGAVNINTEYRMNGVLRKLATTPLSKIDWVLGVVIYEIIIAFISAGIIIGLGYLPISIFDVHATMNLPAFLLILAGTLAFPGMGMILARFVRDPTAADAAANAISFPMMFLSGTFFPIDMYPDFLKPIANVLPLTYLNDGLRAAMVNNQPDVAYTNAAIVMIIAVVAITAGILLTNWREK
- a CDS encoding phage holin family protein is translated as MSQKKQSVIDRLSELAIALVVEEAVRRSRERIYRFFRKIIVAVGIAIVGLVCLLIGFVYATLGVVKLVAVVIPGWAAFIIIGIVLLGAGYAMIRLAFR
- a CDS encoding cation:proton antiporter gives rise to the protein MVSEELVLSGVLSVSLLVFFAKILAGVFSRLGLPAILGELFAGIIFGPYALGSLIHIAGHNLIEINEIVLVFSQIGAILILFAAGLEMTFSEFRAAGPRSFIVGGLGVVVPFFSGYYLTLSLGYSFAPALIVGAALTATSIAITVKVLEELGKLNDTDAKVMINAAVVDDVLGLAVLSVVVSVIERGVIPDISEVAVKLVTILALWFALLIGVVFTVPRFLRLLPRWRVEGTEEAAATVTCFGSASLAVVLGLSPIVGAYAAGMALAGSHALTAIRKYVEKINLIFAPIFFAVIGASLNLGSITSPVLVLLGMLLVIAVLSKLVGCGLPAAVLAKSRKSGWKIGLGMTSRGEVGLVIAGLGLTSGVIGQDIYAALIGTVILTTILSPILLKSAYKSAVH
- a CDS encoding NAD-binding protein, which gives rise to MNILILGGGNVGEKLAKQLIKSKHQVTLIEKEMETARVLSAELDTIVLNADGTDRSDLADAKVQEADVFIAVTGDDKTNLFACQLASKMGAKKILARVNDPEDLELFLDMDITAINTTLVTVSAIEDSIKHLGGVPKIASIANEEGQIVRLLIQENSPAVGRNVGDLSLMRNVFAVGRGNKLMLHDESHLLREGDVLYALVRDEAEMKQAKELIGAKN
- a CDS encoding thioredoxin domain-containing protein yields the protein MLEAKIDPVQELTSEGWDGEVLRSSGLTLVEFWAPWCPWCRRLTPLLREVEENYKGKIVFTSLNSEDYPDIASQYGVMSLPTMKFFCKGREVGELIGYMPEEMLKQEFDRIVSISQECMTQSSQVK